One part of the Parabacteroides distasonis ATCC 8503 genome encodes these proteins:
- the ald gene encoding alanine dehydrogenase, translated as MIIGIPKEIKNNENRVALTPAGAKELVKRGHTVYVQHTAGINSGFADDAYVAAGARILPSIEDVYGIAEMIVKVKEPIASEYPLVRKGQLVFTYFHFASDEALTLAMIKSGSICLAYETVENPDHTLPLLIPMSEVAGRMSVQEGARFLEKPQGGKGVLLGGVPGVKPGKVLVLGGGVVGHNAALMAAGLGADVTIADISLPRLRYLSETMPKNVKTLFSSTHTIEQELPTTDLVIGAVLIPGAKAPHLITRDMLKLLKPGSVLVDVAIDQGGCFETSHPTTHANPVYEIDDILHYCVANIPGAVPQTSTLALTNATLPYVIKLADRGWEKACEEDPGLELGLNIVEGKIVYPAVAEAFPSLKA; from the coding sequence ATGATTATTGGAATTCCAAAAGAAATCAAAAACAACGAGAACAGGGTAGCTCTTACTCCCGCCGGAGCCAAAGAGTTGGTGAAAAGAGGTCATACCGTGTATGTACAACACACGGCTGGTATAAACAGTGGTTTCGCCGATGATGCCTATGTGGCGGCAGGGGCCCGGATACTCCCGTCCATTGAGGATGTATATGGAATTGCCGAGATGATCGTAAAAGTAAAAGAACCGATCGCCAGCGAATATCCCTTGGTACGCAAAGGACAGCTTGTCTTCACCTACTTCCATTTCGCATCCGACGAGGCTCTCACCCTTGCCATGATAAAGAGCGGCTCCATCTGTCTGGCTTACGAGACCGTGGAGAACCCAGATCATACGTTACCCCTTTTGATTCCTATGAGTGAGGTGGCCGGACGCATGTCCGTACAGGAAGGCGCTCGTTTCCTTGAGAAACCGCAAGGTGGCAAAGGCGTATTGCTAGGTGGCGTGCCGGGCGTGAAACCGGGTAAGGTATTGGTTTTAGGCGGTGGTGTGGTAGGCCACAACGCCGCCTTGATGGCCGCCGGGCTAGGCGCCGATGTCACGATCGCCGACATCTCGCTTCCCCGCTTACGCTATCTGTCCGAGACGATGCCGAAAAACGTGAAGACGTTGTTCTCTTCCACGCATACGATCGAACAGGAATTACCCACAACCGATTTAGTGATCGGCGCCGTATTAATCCCCGGAGCCAAGGCCCCGCACTTGATCACCCGGGATATGTTGAAATTATTAAAACCGGGCAGCGTATTGGTAGATGTAGCCATCGATCAAGGCGGTTGCTTCGAGACCTCCCATCCGACTACGCACGCCAATCCGGTTTATGAGATAGACGATATCCTCCATTACTGCGTAGCCAACATTCCGGGAGCGGTCCCGCAGACTTCCACGTTAGCCTTGACCAACGCTACCCTGCCGTACGTGATCAAGCTTGCCGACAGAGGTTGGGAAAAAGCCTGCGAAGAAGATCCGGGCCTAGAACTGGGATTAAACATCGTGGAAGGAAAGATTGTCTACCCCGCCGTAGCAGAGGCTTTTCCTTCACTCAAAGCATAA
- the secA gene encoding preprotein translocase subunit SecA: MGFNEFMTKLFGNKSQRDLKEITPYVDKVKAVYPSIKALSNDELRAKTDEIKQRIQDYVAEEKAQVEELRKGIEDKELEEREAIWAEVDKIEKAITDKMEVVLEQSLPEVFAIMKDTARRFAENEEVVVTANQFDRDLAARFDFVRIEDDKAIYANHWKAGGNEITWDMIHYDVQLFGGVVLHKGKIAEMATGEGKTLVATLPVFLNALTRNGVHVVTVNDYLSKRDSEWMGPLYMFHGLSVDCIDKHQPNSEARRKAYEADITFGTNNEFGFDYLRDNMAISPKDLVQRKHNYSIVDEVDSVLIDDARTPLIISGPIPRGEEQLFEQFRPNVEVVVNAQKDLCSKLLIEAKKKMASDDQKVVEEGSILLYRSFKGYPRNKALIKFLSEQGVKAQMLKTEEYFMSENMRHMHEATDELYFVIDEKNNSIELTDKGIDLLTGKTDDPTFFVLPDITSQLSQLENMTGTEEEKQAQKDEILANYSVKSERVHTINQLLKAYTLFEKDDEYVVMDNKVMIVDEQTGRIMDGRRYSDGLHQAIEAKERVKVEAATQTFATITLQNYFRMYHKLSGMTGTAETEAGEFWDIYKLDVVVIPTNRPIARNDMNDRIYKTKREKYNAVIEEIVQLTEAGRPVLVGTTSVEISELLSRMLTMRKIQHNVLNAKLHQKEAEIVALAGQKSTVTIATNMAGRGTDIKLSKDVKDAGGLAIIGTERHESRRVDRQLRGRAGRQGDPGSSVFFVSLEDDLMRLFASEKIAGLMDKLGFKEGEVLEHNMLSKSVERAQKKVEENNFGIRKRLLEYDDVMNSQRNVIYTRRRHALMGERIGLDVLNTIYDTSTAIADQHAEDFEGFKLELFKTFAMESPFTEDEFKSMKPEQLVEKLFEEALKTYKRRMERMTQVAHPVIKQVYENQGAMYENIMIPITDGKRMYNVSCNLKEAYDTECKAIVKSFQKSIVLHMIDEGWKEHLREMDELRHSVQNASYENKDPLLIYKLESYNLFKTMVDNMNRKTAAILMRGQIPVREEPTEEQRQAMQARQAAVAQQAAQAIAEERARQRIAVQEAAPEKHEDMSRYRTEKTDLSGNNTQAEAPQPKQAPVRAEKRVGRNDPCPCGSGKKYKNCHGQGL, translated from the coding sequence ATGGGATTTAATGAGTTTATGACGAAGCTGTTCGGCAATAAGTCGCAGCGTGACCTTAAAGAAATCACACCTTACGTAGATAAGGTAAAGGCCGTATATCCGTCAATCAAGGCACTCTCGAACGACGAGTTGCGTGCGAAAACAGATGAGATCAAACAACGTATCCAAGACTACGTAGCCGAGGAGAAAGCGCAAGTGGAAGAGCTTCGCAAAGGCATCGAGGATAAGGAACTGGAAGAACGTGAGGCGATCTGGGCCGAGGTAGATAAAATTGAGAAAGCCATCACGGACAAGATGGAAGTAGTACTGGAGCAATCCTTGCCCGAGGTATTCGCCATCATGAAAGATACGGCCCGCCGTTTCGCCGAGAATGAGGAAGTGGTAGTTACCGCTAACCAATTCGACCGGGATCTGGCCGCTCGTTTCGACTTTGTCCGCATCGAGGACGATAAGGCGATCTACGCCAATCACTGGAAAGCCGGTGGTAACGAGATCACTTGGGATATGATCCATTACGACGTTCAGCTATTCGGTGGCGTCGTTCTTCATAAAGGTAAGATCGCCGAGATGGCTACCGGTGAAGGTAAGACCTTGGTGGCTACCCTTCCGGTATTCTTGAACGCCTTGACACGTAACGGTGTACACGTGGTAACCGTGAATGATTACTTGTCAAAACGTGACTCCGAGTGGATGGGACCGCTTTATATGTTCCACGGGCTTTCCGTAGACTGTATCGACAAGCACCAGCCGAACTCCGAGGCTCGCCGTAAGGCTTACGAGGCGGATATCACGTTCGGTACGAACAACGAGTTCGGTTTCGACTACTTGCGCGACAATATGGCGATCAGCCCGAAAGACTTGGTACAACGCAAGCATAACTACTCCATCGTCGATGAGGTGGACTCCGTATTGATCGATGACGCTCGTACGCCGCTGATCATCTCCGGACCGATCCCTCGTGGCGAGGAACAATTATTCGAGCAATTCCGCCCGAACGTGGAGGTTGTCGTGAACGCGCAGAAAGACCTTTGCTCCAAATTATTGATCGAGGCCAAGAAGAAAATGGCTAGCGATGACCAGAAGGTCGTTGAGGAAGGCTCTATCCTTCTGTACCGCTCCTTCAAGGGATATCCCCGCAACAAGGCGTTGATCAAGTTCTTAAGCGAGCAAGGCGTAAAAGCTCAAATGTTGAAGACGGAAGAATATTTCATGTCCGAGAATATGCGCCATATGCACGAGGCGACCGATGAGTTGTATTTCGTGATCGACGAGAAGAACAACAGTATCGAATTGACGGATAAAGGTATCGACCTATTGACCGGTAAGACGGACGACCCGACCTTCTTCGTACTTCCCGATATCACTTCCCAATTATCCCAATTGGAGAATATGACAGGAACCGAGGAAGAGAAACAGGCCCAAAAGGACGAGATATTGGCGAACTATTCCGTCAAGAGCGAGCGTGTACATACCATCAACCAATTATTGAAAGCTTACACCTTATTTGAGAAGGATGATGAGTACGTGGTTATGGACAACAAGGTCATGATCGTTGACGAGCAGACGGGCCGTATCATGGACGGACGTCGTTATTCCGATGGCCTGCACCAAGCGATCGAGGCTAAGGAACGTGTAAAGGTAGAGGCCGCTACACAAACATTCGCCACGATCACCTTGCAGAACTACTTCCGTATGTACCATAAGCTGTCCGGTATGACCGGTACGGCGGAGACGGAAGCAGGCGAGTTCTGGGATATCTACAAATTGGACGTAGTAGTGATCCCGACCAACCGACCGATCGCCCGTAACGATATGAACGATCGTATCTACAAGACAAAACGTGAGAAATATAACGCTGTTATCGAGGAAATCGTTCAGCTGACGGAGGCAGGCCGCCCGGTATTGGTGGGTACGACATCCGTAGAGATCTCCGAGTTATTGAGCCGTATGCTTACGATGCGTAAGATCCAGCACAATGTATTGAACGCTAAGTTGCACCAGAAAGAGGCCGAGATCGTGGCCTTGGCGGGTCAAAAGAGTACGGTTACGATCGCTACCAACATGGCCGGTCGTGGTACCGATATCAAGCTGTCCAAGGACGTGAAAGACGCAGGCGGTTTGGCGATCATCGGTACGGAACGTCACGAGAGCCGTCGTGTAGACCGTCAGTTACGTGGTCGTGCCGGACGTCAGGGAGACCCGGGTTCTTCCGTATTCTTCGTTTCACTGGAAGATGACTTGATGCGTTTATTCGCTTCCGAGAAGATCGCCGGCTTGATGGATAAGCTTGGTTTCAAGGAAGGCGAGGTTCTGGAGCACAATATGTTGAGCAAGTCCGTAGAACGTGCCCAGAAGAAGGTAGAGGAAAACAACTTCGGTATCCGTAAACGTCTGTTGGAATACGACGACGTGATGAACTCACAACGTAACGTAATCTACACCCGCCGTCGCCACGCCTTGATGGGAGAGCGTATCGGTCTGGACGTATTGAACACGATTTACGATACTTCTACGGCTATCGCCGATCAACACGCCGAGGACTTCGAGGGCTTCAAGTTAGAATTGTTCAAGACATTCGCCATGGAAAGTCCGTTCACGGAAGACGAATTCAAGAGCATGAAACCGGAGCAACTCGTAGAGAAATTGTTCGAGGAGGCATTGAAGACTTATAAACGTCGCATGGAACGCATGACGCAAGTCGCTCACCCGGTCATCAAGCAAGTGTACGAGAATCAAGGAGCGATGTACGAGAACATCATGATTCCTATCACGGACGGCAAGCGCATGTATAATGTATCTTGTAACCTGAAAGAGGCTTACGACACGGAATGTAAGGCAATCGTTAAATCCTTCCAGAAATCAATCGTATTGCATATGATCGACGAGGGATGGAAAGAGCATCTACGTGAGATGGACGAGTTGCGCCACTCCGTACAAAACGCTAGCTACGAGAACAAGGATCCTTTGTTGATCTACAAACTTGAATCTTACAACCTGTTCAAGACAATGGTAGACAACATGAACCGTAAGACAGCCGCCATCTTGATGCGTGGACAGATCCCGGTACGTGAGGAGCCGACCGAGGAGCAACGCCAAGCCATGCAAGCCCGTCAAGCGGCCGTAGCCCAGCAAGCCGCCCAAGCGATCGCCGAGGAAAGAGCCCGTCAACGTATCGCCGTACAAGAGGCCGCCCCGGAGAAGCACGAGGATATGAGCCGTTACCGCACGGAGAAAACAGACTTGAGCGGAAACAACACCCAAGCCGAGGCACCTCAACCGAAGCAAGCTCCGGTCCGTGCCGAGAAACGAGTAGGACGCAATGATCCATGTCCTTGCGGAAGTGGCAAGAAATACAAGAACTGCCACGGACAAGGTTTATAA
- a CDS encoding alkaline phosphatase family protein, protein MRKIITSLIAILVVTNLEAQQRTPKLVVCITVDQLRGDYIEYFYNTFGERGFKRLMNEGLVYNNIRFEFSDIDQASAFATLFTGSNPCFSGIAGDKTFDFEKEKEVSILNDPEYLGNYTKENYSPKNLFSSTIGDELKIASQGRSDVYSIAPDAESAILSAGHAANGAFWMDNTNGKWATTTYYKGIPWYVDRYNNGPESLASRLETMVWTPTLPMEKYNAFPYVLDDLPFRYTFSEKFANCYPHLKTSPFINKEINRLALQFLEYGGFGTRSCPDMLSITYYAGNYRGTMSKEYTREIQDTYYQLDQDIEKLLDTIDKKVGLANTLVVFTGSGYYKSEESYPDGLMVNGGEFHPKRCLALLNMYLMAIYGQHTSWVQGYYDNQIYLNRKAIEDAKLDLTTLQNKAAEFIQEFSGVQLVTTGRSLLTGDWNEGTAKFRQGTHHLRRGDLIIELQPGWKVNLDNPKEKVKIIRNNAVITPLVFMGNGLKPQHIYREVKATEVAPTVTHVLRIRPPNATQSLPLWELTTK, encoded by the coding sequence ATGAGAAAAATTATAACGTCACTTATCGCTATCCTCGTGGTAACAAACCTTGAGGCGCAGCAGCGTACCCCCAAATTGGTGGTATGTATTACTGTGGATCAGCTAAGGGGCGACTATATAGAATACTTTTATAATACATTTGGCGAACGGGGCTTCAAGCGTTTGATGAACGAGGGGTTGGTGTATAACAATATCCGCTTCGAGTTCTCTGACATAGACCAAGCCAGCGCGTTCGCGACTCTTTTTACCGGAAGCAACCCTTGCTTCAGCGGTATCGCCGGAGATAAGACATTTGATTTCGAGAAAGAGAAAGAGGTCTCGATCTTAAATGATCCCGAATATCTGGGTAATTACACGAAAGAGAATTATTCGCCCAAGAATTTATTCAGTTCCACGATCGGCGACGAGTTGAAAATCGCCTCTCAAGGAAGAAGCGACGTATATTCCATCGCCCCGGATGCCGAGAGCGCCATCCTTTCCGCCGGACATGCGGCGAACGGAGCTTTCTGGATGGATAACACCAACGGGAAATGGGCTACCACGACGTATTATAAGGGAATCCCTTGGTACGTAGACCGCTATAATAACGGCCCGGAATCTTTGGCGTCACGCTTGGAAACCATGGTATGGACTCCTACCCTTCCAATGGAGAAATACAATGCCTTTCCTTACGTATTAGACGATCTACCTTTCCGCTATACGTTCAGCGAGAAGTTTGCGAACTGCTATCCGCACCTGAAGACCTCGCCGTTCATCAATAAGGAGATCAATCGTTTGGCCCTCCAGTTCCTAGAGTACGGAGGGTTTGGTACACGCAGTTGCCCGGATATGTTGTCTATCACGTACTACGCGGGCAATTACCGGGGTACGATGAGCAAGGAATACACCCGGGAGATTCAAGATACGTATTACCAACTCGATCAAGACATCGAGAAGCTATTGGATACGATCGACAAGAAAGTGGGCTTGGCCAATACATTGGTAGTCTTCACCGGTTCCGGTTATTATAAAAGCGAGGAGTCTTATCCGGACGGCTTGATGGTGAACGGTGGCGAGTTTCACCCGAAACGTTGTCTAGCCCTGCTTAATATGTACTTGATGGCCATTTACGGCCAACATACCAGCTGGGTACAAGGATACTACGACAACCAGATCTACTTGAACCGCAAGGCGATAGAAGACGCCAAGCTGGATTTGACGACTTTACAGAACAAGGCCGCCGAATTCATACAGGAATTTAGTGGCGTACAACTCGTCACTACGGGTAGAAGCTTGCTTACGGGTGACTGGAACGAGGGAACCGCCAAGTTCCGTCAAGGTACGCACCATCTGAGACGGGGCGATCTGATCATCGAGTTGCAACCCGGTTGGAAAGTGAACCTCGACAATCCGAAAGAAAAAGTCAAGATTATACGCAATAATGCTGTTATCACCCCGCTGGTATTTATGGGCAACGGGTTGAAACCCCAACATATCTACCGCGAAGTCAAGGCCACTGAGGTAGCCCCCACGGTAACCCATGTGCTAAGAATCAGGCCACCAAACGCTACGCAAAGCTTGCCGCTCTGGGAGCTGACAACCAAATAA
- a CDS encoding DUF4105 domain-containing protein → MTKSIFLFLLGILSLSAMAQPKLSEEARISLMTSAPYDEEVFTVYGHAALRIYDPKQNIDYIFNYGIFDFSKPNFIYRFAKGETDYKLGVADFQDYVIEYQMRGSDITEQVLNLTQEEKEHIWDALLINYRPENRVYRYNFFFDNCATRPAAILEKEINGSVDYQYPYQSQTFRDLINYCTRNHPWLTFGCDLALGSPTDREATQHEMLFLPPYLKEAFSKATITGPDGTIRPLVSETHVIGAGEADEPEKDIWDLFTPLVCTWLLFGIVLGLTWIEWRKKKYFLWVDCVLFSVAGAGGVILFFLSFISVHPCTWPNWSLVWLQPLDLIAVILFCVKKLKKAAYYYHFINFAALTLMLLGWHFIPQHLNSAFIPLVASIWVRSGWGVYRKIWRIG, encoded by the coding sequence ATGACAAAAAGCATATTTCTATTCCTGCTGGGGATTCTTTCCCTATCGGCGATGGCGCAACCCAAACTGAGCGAGGAAGCCCGTATCAGTCTGATGACCAGCGCACCGTACGATGAAGAGGTATTCACCGTGTACGGGCATGCCGCTCTACGCATATACGATCCCAAGCAAAATATAGATTATATATTCAATTACGGTATATTTGATTTCTCCAAACCTAATTTTATCTACCGATTCGCTAAAGGAGAGACGGATTATAAACTGGGAGTAGCCGATTTCCAAGACTACGTGATCGAGTACCAAATGCGGGGCAGCGATATCACGGAACAAGTATTGAACCTCACCCAAGAAGAGAAAGAGCATATATGGGACGCCCTGCTTATCAATTACAGGCCGGAGAACAGGGTATATCGTTATAACTTCTTCTTCGATAATTGCGCTACCCGCCCTGCCGCGATCTTGGAAAAGGAGATCAACGGGAGCGTCGATTATCAGTATCCCTATCAATCCCAGACCTTCCGGGATCTTATTAATTATTGTACCCGAAACCATCCGTGGCTCACATTCGGATGCGACCTAGCGCTAGGCAGCCCCACCGACCGGGAGGCCACCCAGCACGAGATGCTCTTCCTCCCCCCTTATCTAAAAGAAGCGTTCTCTAAAGCCACCATCACGGGCCCGGACGGGACAATCCGCCCATTGGTGAGCGAGACCCACGTGATCGGAGCCGGGGAAGCCGACGAGCCGGAAAAAGATATCTGGGATTTATTCACCCCTTTAGTCTGCACTTGGCTTCTGTTCGGAATCGTTTTAGGGCTTACTTGGATCGAATGGCGCAAAAAAAAATACTTCCTGTGGGTGGATTGTGTCCTTTTCTCGGTAGCCGGAGCCGGAGGTGTCATCCTCTTCTTTCTTAGCTTCATATCCGTCCATCCCTGCACGTGGCCGAACTGGTCTTTGGTATGGTTACAGCCGCTCGATTTGATCGCTGTTATTTTGTTTTGCGTAAAAAAGCTGAAGAAGGCTGCATATTACTATCATTTTATTAACTTTGCGGCGCTTACGCTGATGTTACTGGGATGGCATTTCATTCCGCAACATCTAAACAGTGCCTTTATTCCGCTTGTAGCCTCGATTTGGGTTCGTTCGGGTTGGGGTGTTTACAGAAAGATATGGAGAATCGGATGA
- the argB gene encoding acetylglutamate kinase: MEKLVLIKVGGKIVEEEETLRQLLNDFAAIEGYKVLVHGGGRSATKLAAQLGIESKMVNGRRITDAETLKVVTMVYGGLVNKNIVAGLQALGVNALGLTGADMNLMRSDKRPVAEVDYGFVGDVKEVNADLLASLIHQGIVPVLAPLTHDKQGHMLNTNADTIAGEAAKALAKHFEVTLMFCFEKKGVLLDENDDESVIPEIDRIAFKGYVEQGIIQGGMIPKLENAYQAIDAGVKQVIITQASEIHQGKGTRVF, from the coding sequence ATGGAAAAACTAGTCTTGATAAAGGTAGGAGGGAAGATCGTTGAGGAAGAAGAAACGCTTCGTCAATTATTGAACGATTTCGCTGCTATCGAGGGATATAAGGTCTTGGTGCATGGGGGAGGACGCTCGGCTACCAAGCTTGCCGCCCAACTAGGGATCGAGAGCAAGATGGTGAACGGTCGCCGTATTACAGATGCCGAGACCTTGAAGGTCGTGACAATGGTCTATGGCGGGTTGGTGAATAAAAACATCGTAGCGGGCTTGCAGGCGTTGGGCGTAAACGCTTTAGGATTGACTGGTGCGGACATGAATTTGATGCGCTCCGACAAACGTCCCGTGGCAGAGGTGGATTATGGTTTCGTAGGCGACGTGAAAGAGGTGAATGCCGATTTGCTAGCCTCTCTTATCCATCAAGGTATCGTGCCGGTACTGGCTCCTCTTACACATGATAAGCAAGGCCATATGTTGAATACGAACGCTGATACGATAGCGGGAGAAGCCGCTAAAGCGTTGGCGAAACATTTTGAGGTGACATTGATGTTCTGTTTCGAGAAAAAAGGCGTTTTGTTGGACGAGAACGATGATGAGAGCGTGATACCGGAAATCGATCGTATAGCGTTTAAGGGATATGTAGAACAAGGAATTATCCAAGGGGGCATGATCCCGAAGCTGGAAAACGCTTACCAAGCGATAGACGCCGGGGTGAAGCAAGTGATTATTACGCAAGCCTCGGAGATTCACCAAGGAAAAGGGACGAGAGTCTTTTAA
- a CDS encoding 3-keto-disaccharide hydrolase encodes MKHFLLAMATLWCVASTFSSFAADNNKWKPLFGKNLENANYNPEVWSETDGVLGAVKDESIWTKDEYENFELDLDFKTDVGTNSGVVVYCTDTKDWIPNSVEIQIADDHCEKWGNGKPYEKCGAIYGHLGAVQDKVVKKPGEWNHMRIKCAGQHIMVILNGKKVTEMDMSKWTSGTKNPDGSDIPSWLPKPFAELPTKGFIGLQGKHGDSLIWFRNIKIRSL; translated from the coding sequence ATGAAACATTTTCTTTTAGCCATGGCTACTTTATGGTGTGTGGCAAGTACATTCTCCTCATTCGCGGCGGATAACAATAAATGGAAGCCTCTCTTCGGTAAAAATCTGGAAAACGCCAACTACAATCCGGAAGTTTGGAGCGAGACTGATGGCGTGTTAGGTGCCGTGAAGGACGAGTCTATCTGGACAAAGGATGAATATGAGAACTTCGAGCTGGATCTTGATTTTAAGACCGACGTGGGCACGAACAGCGGAGTAGTCGTTTACTGTACGGACACGAAGGATTGGATACCCAACTCGGTAGAAATACAGATAGCGGACGACCATTGTGAAAAATGGGGAAACGGCAAGCCGTATGAGAAATGCGGAGCCATTTACGGACATCTAGGCGCCGTGCAAGACAAGGTAGTCAAAAAACCCGGAGAGTGGAATCATATGCGTATCAAATGCGCCGGACAACATATCATGGTTATCCTCAATGGAAAGAAAGTTACCGAAATGGATATGAGCAAATGGACTTCCGGCACCAAGAACCCGGATGGAAGCGATATCCCAAGTTGGTTGCCCAAACCTTTCGCCGAATTACCGACCAAAGGATTTATCGGATTACAAGGAAAACATGGAGATTCATTAATCTGGTTCCGTAATATCAAGATTCGGAGTCTTTGA